The sequence TTGCgagttgtatttttatttcttatattattgaTACAAAAGTCCAGGCATCGTTATACAACAGGTAGGTGTTACTTATACGTCGATTTTGTTTCATACATTGTGTTGCGTTTATTCCTTCATCTGAAGATGAACTCTTATAGTCAGATGACTAAAGTACCGATCCTTGCTGGAACTCCATAGATGTCAAGGAATCAAATCAGGCAGACTTTTCTACCAGAGAATTGGGCTGATGATTGGGACCCAGAGCTCCCCGCTGGGCCGCCACAATTGAGTTGGCATCAACGCTAACGTACGAGAGCCTAGAAATCCGGTAGCGAAAAACCGCGTGTACAAGAAACATCTAAGAGGATAGTTGATCCAGCTGAAATGACAGCTGGTGCGGTAAAAGCTTTTAAAGAAGTAATTGTCAATGAACCTATTTGGCAGGATAGCCCTTTTTCCAAAACTCACCCCGTGCAAAGAATTTATAGTTAGAATCCCGATTTCTTCACCTTTGCACTACTGTGTGAAAGAGCGTATGCCGATCTGGAAACGGAAAATTTCCGAATCCCCAACGTGAGATGACACTTGCTGCTTTCCAGCACGTAATGACTAATATTTTGAACGTTGTAATCATCGATCACGTTGGAACAATTAATACGAAAGACCCCCATGCATAACATTCCAGAGTGCGCAATTCCCAATCCAAGGATTGAGGCAACTGAGAACGTATCTCAACAGCCAGCTGGTGGATTTGAAGTGTGTGGTGCAATAATCGTAACGCTTATGAATGCTACGTCTCCCCTTTTGTGACATCAAGATTAATAGAGGCGACGGTACAACAGAATGAAGATAGGCAGTTTGATTCATGGCACCCACTTCCGGACGGAATGTCTCCACTCCATAGTGTGCTTACTATGAACTTACTTGGCTATCGCCACCACGTGGAACGATTAACTAACGAAGGATTACAGATTTTGCGAAATGTCACATCCCCTGATGGTAGTGACATGCAGTCGCGATTACGGTGAAGTGGCAAACTCGCTGCTCATGTCTCCGGAACACTTTGTGGTATGGAGACAAAATACAAGATGATCATGTGAAAGCCAACGCGAGGAACAAATACCGCTAATACGGTTGGATGAAGGTTGACACAATAGACGGTGGTGCCATGCAGCAAAACCGGCAACGCCTTTCAACAGTTATTGGATCGGTACAGTCATCCGTCGCACTTGGTAGCGCCCAATGTTATTCGGTGGCAGTTTTTGCCTTACGTCGTGAGAGAGAACTACTCGGGGGGTTTGCTAAGTAACAGCCCAGGGTCTTGCGCTCCCTGGATTGGTCGATACTATAAATAACAACTTCAATATGATTGCCTAATGGTTGAGAGGGACCTGATGACTTTATGGGATACAAGGCATAGGAACACTTCGGCATCGGATGAGCGTACTTCACTAATAACGACATAGTTGCGAAGAAATTATTTAGTTAAGAAAAGCTAGCTACCCTGAAACAGAATGATTCTCTCCTAAATTTAGTCTAGAAATAGCATTTCAATACATAGCATAGAAATTCATTCCTAGCATAGGAATGAATTTTGTTATCTTAGGTGCCCATTGGAAGTCCGTGGAAGGCCCTCTGCATTAAAGGTGCACCTCTCGCCGTCAGCAGTGCTGAGGGCCATGTTGGCGAGCGAGAGGGGCTGGAGCGCGGTCGTctccttctgcgagcaagtaaTGCTCCGTAAGGAGGCGGCCGAGTGAGGCGCAGCTCGCGCTGGTCCCGTCCTCCGGTAAGTTCGAGCCGCTGGCCAGTCCGACACTGCGGGACTGTCAGCTGTCTGGTTGGGGAACCAGATTACCTTGCACGGCGGCCCCAGGGACAGGCGTGCTATGGCTGCATACTACGCCATATTCACCCTTCCCTACTTACGGACGGAGATAACGCCAGGGGGCCTGAGATGCATGCTTTCGCGGTTCCAGGGCGGTTCTTTAGGCGTTAGGGACGGCCACCATGAAGGTTTTGGCCGGTAGAATCCGGCACTACCCCCACGTTCTCTCCCCTTCCCTAGAGAGAGGACGCGGGGTGCCTATAAAGATTTCCAccacgtaaaaaaagaaaaaaatagtgttacttatatatttattcaatattCTGCATTGCTTTATATGTTTATTACCCataattcttttgttttatgtaAGTATTAACATTAAATGATCTTCAGTAGTAACTTGGAACATATTTTTTTTCAGACTTTGCTCTGGAGTTAGTGTTGGAAAAAATCAACAAAGTCAAAATAGAGACAATTTACCATCATCAGGATCTATTAATAGTATAAACAATCCACAAGCTAGTGATGAACGCATTACTCTTATTGTTGATAATACTAGGTAAGTATTATACAATACATTTTTTACTATTAATATGATTATATTAAGTTACAAGATAAATTTCtgttttagatttattgttgATCCTGCACTCTTTACTGCACATCCAAACACGATGTTAGGTAGAATGTTTAGTTCTGGTGTTGAATATGCTCAACCAAATGAACGTGGTGAATATGAAGTTGCAGATGGTATATCTGCTATGGTGTTCAGAGCTATTCTTGATTATTATAAAGGTGGCGTAATTCGATGTCCACCGACAGTTGCTGTTCAAGAGTTACGAGAAGCTTGCGATTATCTTCTTGTACCATTTGACGCTAATACAGTAAAGTGTCAAAATTTAAGtaagtaaatataattgaattatactataatgtttataattcagtacaaatgaaattatcaaatatatttattatgttaatGGTGCGTAACAAATCTTCCtggaatttttccaaattttttaatCAGGATCATTTGttactattaggtcatcccataagttcgttccgtttttcgagcgatcatatgttaagattgtttacatacctttcagtttcatgaaaaaatgtaatccccctctcgttgtacaacttcttcccatttttcaagtgcattggtcccttatcgccgtatgtttataaatcgacacatgaaatgtatacacaaaagttgGCACAAACTTAtgagatgacctaatatataaaattattgactCGTTTCACAAGTAATAGGTCATGACAACTCATAACCATTAAAAAGCACAATGcttatctataataaataatagaaattctaaaaataaGGTGATTTATTTCATAGGAGGGCTATTACATGAATTGTCTAACGAAGGTGCACGATGCCAGTTTGAAGTGTTTCTAGAAGATTTAATACTGCCTTTAATGGTAAATAGCGCACGTAGAGGCGATCGCGAGTGTCACATCGTTGTTTTATTGGAAGATGATATCGTTGATTGGGATGAAGAATATCCACCGCAAATGGGAGAAGAATATTCACAAAGTAAGTAAGCAAAGGATACTGCTTTTTACTTCCGGCTTTTTTTACAATATCAAGCTTCAAAATATGTGACCTTGCTACGGTATATTGGatgtataaaatagaaaatcgaTAATCATATCGGTCGTAGTCTTGAACATTTTATTGGCTATATTAAAACTCATTGCCTTCAATAAGAAGTTTGTGATTTATTTCACATTAAAGAAAGCATAATGTTAATAGAGTGTCTTTTATTTTCCAACAGCTGTTAACAGTACTGCGATGTATCGGTTCTTCAAATATATCGAAAACAGAGATGTAGCTAAGCAGGTAATGAAGGAACGCGGTTTAAAAAAGATTCGTTTAGGTATCGAAGGATATCCTActtataaagaaaaaattaagaagaGAGCAGGGGGACGTGCTGAAGTGATTTATAATTACGTGCAAAGACCATTTATTCACATGTCCTGGGAGAAAGAAGAAGCGAAAAGTCGACACGTCGATTTTCAATGCGTGAAATCGAAGTCTGTGACAAATCTTGCGGAAGCTACTGCCGATCCGGTATTAGATGCTGGTGGAAATCCGATAGCAATCGCTCTTTTGCAAGCTGAACCAGCGCCTCAACCAGAAGTCGTGTTACCAGTCGGTTCGGATGCCGACGTTGATGGTGCCATAGGTTTACCAGCTGATCAAGATCTTGGATCTATACCGCCTGACGAGTTACCATGAATGTCGATTGTAGAAGTTAGAACAAACAGACATGAACTTCGATTACCAAGTATTTATGGACTGCTTTCTTCTTGCGTCAATTTTTAAACCTAGTCAGACTTGCTTACCTCACAATATTCGCTTGCTTAAAAAGTTAAGCTTCAAATTATTGGTTTCCGAAGAATGAATTTCGTCGTGTTTTCCATATTTTTGTAAGATAATATCAGGCGAGTAAAATTGCTTGAATATGATTACGCTTCAGATAAAATATGTGTCAAGAAATATgtaagaaatatgtatttcttgTGGATCGAGCAAGTCTGATTTTGACCCAGTCAAAATGATGTATAGTGAAGTTATCGCATCTTGTGGATGTTCAACTAGTTTAAAAATGTCCGCTGTGactttttcaattttgtatGTAATGTTAAACGTTTCTTATAATTACATGTCAAATACGAAATACATAATGATTCATTAGGTATGTATTTGCGAAAAGTATTCCCGttttatacaattaataaaGTTGAATACTGTTTCCGAGACTGTGGTTCTTTGTTTTTGCATGTTATTTCaatatgtatttttacaaaTCTTTTCCATGGTGTGAAATTATGCAAAATAAAGTTAACTCAGGCGCTTCGAACAACGTAATAACAAAACTATACACATTATAGCCTAAATGAGAGAAGTTTATTTTTGATCACTGTGTATTGAGTATTTCGTGTATAGCGCCTTCGCATTTTCACggatcaaataattaaaaaattcgaactagatattgaaatatgtagtAAAACGAATATGTCGAAAAGGGGGGAATTTCGGTTGATGTCAGTCGATAAAACACACGGAAATTCACATAGAAGAAGATGACGCTTCAAAGTATCGTGCGAGATCGGACACATCGGGAAAAGTCGGAAAAAGGAGAATGAGAAATGCCGAAGATGTAGATCGAGAGAACGCAGGCGCGTATGCGATCAATAAATAGGCTAACTCAGTCGAGGACAGGAGATCAGTAGCGTACGAACACGCAAGCAGTGAGGGTGGTAGCGCGTGGTAATATTGTGTCGGGTGAGGCGTACGAAAACAACAAGCACCCCTCCCCGGCGGACGGTGTAAAACGGGCTGCCAGCGGTGAGGCTGCAGAGCAGGCCGCTCGTCCAGCATGCAACCACCACCGAGAAAAGTAAGCCGATAAGCTTGACATCTTCGCTGTCCAATTTTTTTCTATCAACTCCGTACGATCTTTTTTCTCTTGCACCCTCCTTACATCAGATTTTATTTCGTGCAATTATATCGCAATGCATTTACTGGTATTTCTCCGAgaataaataaatctatttcCTGTCGTTAAACAAGTTAAAATGATCCAGCGCGATATCGTGAAAGTAGGGTTCATTTCTAAAGTGTCATACGTATCGAAGGAAGTATACGAGAGGGTAACAATTCTCGATACGATCGAAACGCACGAATTTGACCGCGTATCGATCTTTAgcgatattttacgaaaaaattGACGTAAACGGCGTTCGAACGTTGCCACGATAGGAAAATCGATGCGCACTTCGGTCTTCGCCACGAATCTATATCAAAAGCTGACCTCAAAATCTATAGAACGGGCCAAAGACCCAGGTTAATATCTTCTCAGATCGAAACGAACGTGCATCCTACCGATAATGACTTCTACCCTCCTTCAAATTCCTCGCTTTCACACTGCTACCATTCGGAAATATCATCCTCTTTGCGCAGATCTAAATCTCCTTGTCCCTGAAATTTCCGTCTGTCTCCTTTATTATATAACTGTACACTATGTTCTCGCCGAAATCGATCCCGAATTTTGAATGTAGGACGATTTTTAGGAGGCCATGTTTCTTCTCGAGAAACTTTTCGCAAAATTTATTTCGCCTTGTAATTTAAAGTTTTACCACGAATTAAGATTAAACAAAGGATAGTatggtttaaaaaaaaaaaaaaagaaaagaaaaatgtttgacTTTTCGTTCGTAATTGCCTtttactataaaatatttagtgcGATAATGACTCGAGGAATCGATAGATAATGAATGGCAAAGTACTCTTTTATTGTGGTTACAACTAGTG comes from Bombus terrestris chromosome 7, iyBomTerr1.2, whole genome shotgun sequence and encodes:
- the LOC105665866 gene encoding BTB/POZ domain-containing protein 10 isoform X4 — protein: MSNPAERLNYVQDSSSDTETDKETGGRGRHRIYKNRMSCGGSSKPKSCLVQRDGSNERHCHTFNSGRQNTNVNQQSRLCSGVSVGKNQQSQNRDNLPSSGSINSINNPQASDERITLIVDNTRFIVDPALFTAHPNTMLGRMFSSGVEYAQPNERGEYEVADGISAMVFRAILDYYKGGVIRCPPTVAVQELREACDYLLVPFDANTVKCQNLRGLLHELSNEGARCQFEVFLEDLILPLMVNSARRGDRECHIVVLLEDDIVDWDEEYPPQMGEEYSQTVNSTAMYRFFKYIENRDVAKQVMKERGLKKIRLGIEGYPTYKEKIKKRAGGRAEVIYNYVQRPFIHMSWEKEEAKSRHVDFQCVKSKSVTNLAEATADPVLDAGGNPIAIALLQAEPAPQPEVVLPVGSDADVDGAIGLPADQDLGSIPPDELP
- the LOC105665866 gene encoding BTB/POZ domain-containing protein 10 isoform X3; this translates as MQLSVERRSQVSFQSCGLEICTSTSWILKKLGWYLSISNFWSKMSNPAERLNYVQDSSSDTETDKETGGRGRHRIYKNRMRLCSGVSVGKNQQSQNRDNLPSSGSINSINNPQASDERITLIVDNTRFIVDPALFTAHPNTMLGRMFSSGVEYAQPNERGEYEVADGISAMVFRAILDYYKGGVIRCPPTVAVQELREACDYLLVPFDANTVKCQNLRGLLHELSNEGARCQFEVFLEDLILPLMVNSARRGDRECHIVVLLEDDIVDWDEEYPPQMGEEYSQTVNSTAMYRFFKYIENRDVAKQVMKERGLKKIRLGIEGYPTYKEKIKKRAGGRAEVIYNYVQRPFIHMSWEKEEAKSRHVDFQCVKSKSVTNLAEATADPVLDAGGNPIAIALLQAEPAPQPEVVLPVGSDADVDGAIGLPADQDLGSIPPDELP
- the LOC105665866 gene encoding BTB/POZ domain-containing protein KCTD20 isoform X1 is translated as MQLSVERRSQVSFQSCGLEICTSTSWILKKLGWYLSISNFWSKMSNPAERLNYVQDSSSDTETDKETGGRGRHRIYKNRMSCGGSSKPKSCLVQRDGSNERHCHTFNSGRQNTNVNQQSRLCSGVSVGKNQQSQNRDNLPSSGSINSINNPQASDERITLIVDNTRFIVDPALFTAHPNTMLGRMFSSGVEYAQPNERGEYEVADGISAMVFRAILDYYKGGVIRCPPTVAVQELREACDYLLVPFDANTVKCQNLRGLLHELSNEGARCQFEVFLEDLILPLMVNSARRGDRECHIVVLLEDDIVDWDEEYPPQMGEEYSQTVNSTAMYRFFKYIENRDVAKQVMKERGLKKIRLGIEGYPTYKEKIKKRAGGRAEVIYNYVQRPFIHMSWEKEEAKSRHVDFQCVKSKSVTNLAEATADPVLDAGGNPIAIALLQAEPAPQPEVVLPVGSDADVDGAIGLPADQDLGSIPPDELP
- the LOC105665866 gene encoding BTB/POZ domain-containing protein 10 isoform X2, whose amino-acid sequence is MQLSVERRSQVSFQSCGLEICTSTSWILKKLGCWSKMSNPAERLNYVQDSSSDTETDKETGGRGRHRIYKNRMSCGGSSKPKSCLVQRDGSNERHCHTFNSGRQNTNVNQQSRLCSGVSVGKNQQSQNRDNLPSSGSINSINNPQASDERITLIVDNTRFIVDPALFTAHPNTMLGRMFSSGVEYAQPNERGEYEVADGISAMVFRAILDYYKGGVIRCPPTVAVQELREACDYLLVPFDANTVKCQNLRGLLHELSNEGARCQFEVFLEDLILPLMVNSARRGDRECHIVVLLEDDIVDWDEEYPPQMGEEYSQTVNSTAMYRFFKYIENRDVAKQVMKERGLKKIRLGIEGYPTYKEKIKKRAGGRAEVIYNYVQRPFIHMSWEKEEAKSRHVDFQCVKSKSVTNLAEATADPVLDAGGNPIAIALLQAEPAPQPEVVLPVGSDADVDGAIGLPADQDLGSIPPDELP